A genomic stretch from Channa argus isolate prfri chromosome 24, Channa argus male v1.0, whole genome shotgun sequence includes:
- the LOC137109003 gene encoding junctional adhesion molecule 3B-like isoform X1: MLSNPSKRAPEVANQIPGYFNVLAVVLKTDNNSPWTDEFDKIELSCLIESISTTNPRIEWKKITNDGPSYVYFDKKISGDLEKRAQIKEPASLVITNATRSDTAKYRCEVTAMDDQKSFDEIVIDLVVRVKPVVPKCSVPKSVPFGKSAELSCVEEEGFPKSQYQWFKNREEIPTDPKISSKFFNSSYTLNTDTGTLRFTAVRKEDAGEYFCRAKNDAGYAECPSQMMEVYDLDVLGIVMGVLVVVIVLLCITVGICCAYKRGYFSSQKQTGNNYKVPAKGDGVDYVRTEDEGDFRHKSSFVI, encoded by the exons ATGTTGAGTAATCCATCCAAGAGAGCACCAGAGGTAGCCAATCAGATTCCAG GCTATTTCAATGTCCTAGCAGTAGTACTGAAAACAGATAACAACTCACCATGGACTGATGAGTTTGACA AAATTGAGTTATCATGTTTGATAGAGTCCATTTCAACAACCAATCCCAGAATTGAATGGAAGAAGATAACAAATGACGGACCAAGTTATGTGTACTTTGACAAGAAGATCTCAG GTGACTTGGAGAAGAGAGCGCAGATCAAAGAACCTGCTTCATTAGTGATAACCAATGCCACACGATCAGATACAGCTAAATATCGTTGCGAGGTCACAGCTATGGATGACCAGAAGTCATTTGATGAGATTGTGATTGACCTTGTTGTAAGAG TAAAGCCAGTGGTGCCAAAATGCAGTGTCCCAAAATCTGTGCCTTTTGGGAAGTCAGCTGAACTGAGctgtgtggaggaggagggattcCCCAAGTCTCAGTACCAGTGGTTCAAGAACAGGGAGGAGATTCCCACTGACCCAAAGATCAGCTCCAAGTTCTTCAACTCCTCatacacactgaacacagacACCGGAACTCTG AGGTTCACTGCTGTCAGAAAAGAAGATGCCGGGGAATATTTCTGCCGAGCAAAGAATGATGCCGGATACGCTGAGTGTCCAAGCCAGATGATGGAAGTCT atgATCTTGATGTCCTGGGGATTGTAATGGGAGTGCTGGTTGTGGTTATAGTGCTTTTGTGTATAACAGTGGGGATCTGCTGTGCATACAAACGAGGCTACTTCTCTAGCCAAAAACAGACGGGCAACAA TTACAAGGTTCCAGCTAAAGGAGATGGCGTGGACTACGTCAGGACAGAGGATGAG GGGGATTTTCGACACAAGTCGTCATTTGTGATCTGA
- the LOC137109003 gene encoding junctional adhesion molecule 3B-like isoform X2, whose amino-acid sequence MAKTRLACLLTLLSTHCYFNVLAVVLKTDNNSPWTDEFDKIELSCLIESISTTNPRIEWKKITNDGPSYVYFDKKISGDLEKRAQIKEPASLVITNATRSDTAKYRCEVTAMDDQKSFDEIVIDLVVRVKPVVPKCSVPKSVPFGKSAELSCVEEEGFPKSQYQWFKNREEIPTDPKISSKFFNSSYTLNTDTGTLRFTAVRKEDAGEYFCRAKNDAGYAECPSQMMEVYDLDVLGIVMGVLVVVIVLLCITVGICCAYKRGYFSSQKQTGNNYKVPAKGDGVDYVRTEDEGDFRHKSSFVI is encoded by the exons GCTATTTCAATGTCCTAGCAGTAGTACTGAAAACAGATAACAACTCACCATGGACTGATGAGTTTGACA AAATTGAGTTATCATGTTTGATAGAGTCCATTTCAACAACCAATCCCAGAATTGAATGGAAGAAGATAACAAATGACGGACCAAGTTATGTGTACTTTGACAAGAAGATCTCAG GTGACTTGGAGAAGAGAGCGCAGATCAAAGAACCTGCTTCATTAGTGATAACCAATGCCACACGATCAGATACAGCTAAATATCGTTGCGAGGTCACAGCTATGGATGACCAGAAGTCATTTGATGAGATTGTGATTGACCTTGTTGTAAGAG TAAAGCCAGTGGTGCCAAAATGCAGTGTCCCAAAATCTGTGCCTTTTGGGAAGTCAGCTGAACTGAGctgtgtggaggaggagggattcCCCAAGTCTCAGTACCAGTGGTTCAAGAACAGGGAGGAGATTCCCACTGACCCAAAGATCAGCTCCAAGTTCTTCAACTCCTCatacacactgaacacagacACCGGAACTCTG AGGTTCACTGCTGTCAGAAAAGAAGATGCCGGGGAATATTTCTGCCGAGCAAAGAATGATGCCGGATACGCTGAGTGTCCAAGCCAGATGATGGAAGTCT atgATCTTGATGTCCTGGGGATTGTAATGGGAGTGCTGGTTGTGGTTATAGTGCTTTTGTGTATAACAGTGGGGATCTGCTGTGCATACAAACGAGGCTACTTCTCTAGCCAAAAACAGACGGGCAACAA TTACAAGGTTCCAGCTAAAGGAGATGGCGTGGACTACGTCAGGACAGAGGATGAG GGGGATTTTCGACACAAGTCGTCATTTGTGATCTGA